From the genome of Cytophagales bacterium WSM2-2:
AGATCAAATTGGTGAAAGATCAGGGCGTGCAGTTGGCGATTGTGATTGGTGGAGGCAATATTTTCCGCGGCGGGCAAGCTGAAGCTCTCGGAATAGACCGCGTACAGGGAGACTATATGGGCATGCTTGCTACTATGATTAACGCTATGGCATTGCAGAGTGCCCTTGAGCGTCATGGTGTCTACACACGACTGATGGCGGGTATAAAGATGGAGCAGGTTTGCGAACCCTTCATCAGACGCAGAGCGATCCGTCACTTGGAAAAAGGGCGGATCGTTATTTTTGGTGCCGGTATTGGTAATCCTTATTTCACCACAGACTCGACCGCCAGTTTGCGTGCCATTGAAGTGCAGGCTGAAGTGGTACTTAAGGGAACCCGCGTAGACGGAGTTTATGATAAAGACCCATTGAAATTTAAGGATGCGGTCCGGTATAAAACGCTTTCATTTCAGGAAGCCTATGAAAAGAACCTGAGTATCATGGATATGACAGCCTTTACACTTTGCATGGAAAACAAACTTCCGATCATCGTGTTTGATATGAACAATAAAGGGAACCTGCTTCATATCGCTAAAGGTGAGGAGGCAGGTACATTAATTAGCTGAATTTGACTTTCTACTTTTGTCTTACAACTTGATTCTAAACTTATGGAAGAATTGGAATTGTATCTCGAAGAAGCCAAAGATCTGATGAACAAAGCCATCAATCATGTGGCCAATGAACTGGCAAAAATCCGTGCCGGAAAGGCGAATCCCTCCATGTTGGATGGGATCATGGTTTCATACTACGGAGCAATGAGCCCGTTAAACCAGGTGTCTTCGATTACAACCCCGGATGCCCGGAGTATTTTCATCAAACCGTGGGAAAAAAACCTGATCCAGGAAATCGAGAAATCCATTCTCAATGCCAACCTTGGACTGACACCACAGAATGACGGTCAGCAGGTGATTATTAATATTCCGATGCTAACAGAGGAGCGGAGGAAGCAGTTGGTAAAACAAGTGGCCCAGGAATGCGAGCACGGGAAAGTGAGTGTGCGTGGTATTCGCAAAGAGACCAATGAGTCATTGAAGAAAATCAAAGGAGTTTCGGAAGACGATGTAAAGAATGCTGAGGAAACCGTTCAGAAGTTGACTGATGAGTTTATTACCAGGATTGATGGCTTGCTGAAAAAGAAAGAAGCAGAGATCATGACTGTATAGGGATCTCAGTAAAAATCGATAACAGCCATATTGCAAATCGCGAATGCATCCCATTCTCTTCCATCTTGGCTCTCTCACGATTTATACATACGGTTTTTTGATCGCCATAGGCGCTACCCTCGCTGGTTCATACATGTGGTGGCAGGGAAAGAAGCGATATGGCATTTCATTTGATCAGGCCAACTTGCTTTTTGTCTTGCTGATTCTTGCCGGTGTAATTGGCGGGAAGCTCTTCATGATCTTCGAATCTCCCTCGTTTTATTTTTCGCATCCACGCGAACTCCTCTCAGCAAACGGATTTGTTTTTTATGGATCCCTCATTACCTGTATCGTGACCATGCTTTGGTATTTTCATAAAAACAAATTGCCGGTTACGGGTATGCTCGACATTATGGCTGTAGTGACATGCATTGTACACGTTTTTGGCCGCCTCGGTTGTTTCAATGCAGGGTGTTGTTATGGCAAACCCACTCAAAGTTTTACGGGCGTGATTTTTACTGACCCACAGTGCCAGGCACAACCACTCAATACGCCCTTGCACCCAACACAGCTTTATGAAGCGGGGTCTGTCTTCCTCATTCTTATTATTTTGGTCACGCTCGAAAGACGTAAAAAATTTGATGGCCAGGTCTTCTTGGTATACCTCATGCTGTATGCCATAGCGCGAAGTATCATCGAACTGTTCAGAGGCGATATTGAACGAGGTTTTGTAATCGATGGATTTTTGTCTTACTCACAATTCATCTCGTTGTTACTTGTGATGATCGCGATTTATTTCTATGTAAAGTTCTGGCGAAAGGCTAACTTTCATCAAGCTAAATAATATGGAAAACGAAAGTACAGTCGGTCGCCTGGCAAAAAATGCAAAGAAGATAGTGAAGCGCCTGGTGATTATAATCGTGGTCTTTAGCGCGATCATCATTGCGTTTTCTTACTGGGGTGTATATGAACGCGGTGTAATGGCTGGAAAAGTTTTACGCATCACGCAAAAAGGATTCATCTTTAAAACCTACGAAGGAAAAATCAGTCTTGATACTTTCGGTGCCCTCAAAGGGACCAGTCCCATCGCAGAAACCTTTGACTTCTCGGTGGAGAGCAGCCAAACAGTGGTAATCAGCGAACTTGAAAAAGTCGCACTCAGCGGAGAACGCGTGAACTTGAAATTTGTAAAACGCTATATCTCTGCTCCCTGGCGTGGCGACACTAAATACTTCGTTGTCGAAGTAGAACGGGCAAAATAGATTTACATCTCTAACGTCTTACCAAATACAAGCAATCAGTGTTTTGCGTTTGGTTAACCAAATTGGCTTGTTTGGGTCTTACAAGTAGTCAAACTGTCTGAATTTTCATTTTTTTTCATGTATTTGAGACATTTTTTCATGGATTTTGTTCGTTCATTGAAGTGGTGAGTGATTTGATGAAACCGTCACCAATACACTGAAAATATGAACTTTGAAAAATTTACAATAAAGTCGCAGGAGGCCTTGCAAAAGGCAGCTGGCATTGCTTCGGGCAACCAGCAACAGGCTATTGAACCCGGCCACTTGCTTCAAGCTATATTAGAGACAGATGAGAACGTTTCGAATTACGTGATCAAGAAGTTGAACGTCAACGAAAGCATTCTCCGAACAAAGCTCGATGAAATAGTAACTGCATATCCCCGGGTTTCGGGTCAGCAAGCTTATTTGTCCCCGTCGGCAAATTCTGTTTTACAAAATGCAGAAAAAGAACTCCGTGAGTTCAAAGATGAATTTGTGGCTGTCGAACATTTGCTGCTGGCGCTGATATCGACCAAAGACAAAGTGGCCACACTGATGAAAGATGTGGGGTTCGAAAAAAATGCTTTGATCAAAGCGATTAAAGAATTGCGTGGGGGATCAAGAGTCACTGATCAAAATGCGGAGGCGAAGTACAAGTCATTGGAGCGCTATTCAAAAAATCTGAATGACCTCGCGAAAAAAGGGAAGATCGACCCGGTAATTGGACGTGACGAAGAGATCAGGCGCGTGTTGCAGATTCTTTCGCGCAGAACGAAAAACAACCCTATTCTTTTAGGGGAGCCTGGCGTGGGTAAAACAGCTATTGTTGAAGGGATGGCCCAGCGAATTGTCAATGGAGATGTTCCCGAGAATCTGAAATCAAAAATACTTGTCTCTCTCGACATGGGTTTGCTGGTGGCAGGTGCCAAATACAAGGGCGAGTTTGAAGAGAGATTGAAAGCAGTAATCAAAGAGGTGACGGATTCCAATGGTGAGATTATTTTGTTCATCGATGAAATCCATACGCTTATTGGTGCCGGTGGAGGCGAAGGTGCCATGGATGCTGCTAACTTGTTGAAGCCAGCATTGGCGCGTGGTGAGTTGCATGCCATCGGTGCAACGACATTGAAAGAATATCAAAAATATATTGAGAAGGATAAAGCCCTCGAGCGTAGGTTCCAATCCGTAATTGTTGATGAACCCAATCAGGAAGACTCTATTTCAATTTTGCGTGGTATCAAAGACAAGTATGAATTGCACCACGGAGTTCGTATAAAAGACGATGCAGTGATTTCCG
Proteins encoded in this window:
- the frr gene encoding ribosome-recycling factor, giving the protein MEELELYLEEAKDLMNKAINHVANELAKIRAGKANPSMLDGIMVSYYGAMSPLNQVSSITTPDARSIFIKPWEKNLIQEIEKSILNANLGLTPQNDGQQVIINIPMLTEERRKQLVKQVAQECEHGKVSVRGIRKETNESLKKIKGVSEDDVKNAEETVQKLTDEFITRIDGLLKKKEAEIMTV
- the pyrH gene encoding uridylate kinase — protein: MKYKRILLKLSGEALMGSKTSNIDPDVLEQYCEEIKLVKDQGVQLAIVIGGGNIFRGGQAEALGIDRVQGDYMGMLATMINAMALQSALERHGVYTRLMAGIKMEQVCEPFIRRRAIRHLEKGRIVIFGAGIGNPYFTTDSTASLRAIEVQAEVVLKGTRVDGVYDKDPLKFKDAVRYKTLSFQEAYEKNLSIMDMTAFTLCMENKLPIIVFDMNNKGNLLHIAKGEEAGTLIS
- the lgt_1 gene encoding prolipoprotein diacylglyceryl transferase codes for the protein MHPILFHLGSLTIYTYGFLIAIGATLAGSYMWWQGKKRYGISFDQANLLFVLLILAGVIGGKLFMIFESPSFYFSHPRELLSANGFVFYGSLITCIVTMLWYFHKNKLPVTGMLDIMAVVTCIVHVFGRLGCFNAGCCYGKPTQSFTGVIFTDPQCQAQPLNTPLHPTQLYEAGSVFLILIILVTLERRKKFDGQVFLVYLMLYAIARSIIELFRGDIERGFVIDGFLSYSQFISLLLVMIAIYFYVKFWRKANFHQAK